A genome region from Panthera leo isolate Ple1 chromosome A2, P.leo_Ple1_pat1.1, whole genome shotgun sequence includes the following:
- the USP19 gene encoding ubiquitin carboxyl-terminal hydrolase 19 isoform X10 encodes MSGGASTTGPRRGPPGLEEATSKKKQKDRANQESKDGDPRRGSVSSREEQAKEELLLDWRQSADEVIVKLRVGAGPLRLEEVDAAFTDTDCVVRLPGGRQWGGVFYAEIESSCTKVQARKGGLLQLALPKKVPLLTWPSLLKKPLGTQEALPGLRCQENGQEPSPIALEPGPEPRRGKQEARNQKRAQGRGEVGAGAGPGAQAGPSAKRAVHLRRGPDGEGSRDGPGPRGDAPPFLAETATQAEAEEQLRVPPLNPQTCLLGSEENLALLAGEKTVSPRNDPVSPAMARSRDPEKGDRSKEEMAEAADALTLVDEPESMVNLAFVKNDSYEKGPDSVVVHVYVKEICRDTSRVLFREQDFTLIFQTRDGNFLRLHPGCGPHTIFRWQVKLRNLIEPEQCTFCFTASRIDICLRKRQSQRWGGLEAPAARGAVGGAKVAVPTGPTPLDSTPPGGAPHPLTGQEEARAVEKEKPKARSEDTGLDGVVARTPMEHVAPKPEPHLASPKPTCMVPPMPHSPVSGDSVEEEEEEEKKVCLPGFTGLVNLGNTCFMNSVIQSLSNTRELRDFFHDRSFEAEINYNNPLGTGGRLAIGFAVLLRALWKGTHHAFQPSKLKAIVASKASQFTGYAQHDAQEFMAFLLDGLHEDLNRIQNKPYTETVDSDGRPDEVVAEEAWQRHKMRNDSFIVDLFQGQYKSKLVCPVCAKVSITFDPFLYLPVPLPQKQKVLPVFYFAREPHSKPIKFLVSISKENSSASEVLESLSQSVHVKPENLRLAEVIKNRFHRVFLPSHSLDTVSPSDTLLCFELLSPELAKERVVVLEVQQRPQVPSIPISKCAACQRKQQSEDEKLKRCTRCYRVGYCNQLCQKTHWPDHKGLCRPENIGYPFLVSVPASRLTYARLAQLLEGYARYSVSVFQPPFQPGRMALESQGTGCTTLLSTSSLEAGDSERDPIQPPELQLVTPVAEGDTGVPRTWAAPDRGSVPSTSGVSSEVLASGPVEVGSLPAGERMSRPEAAVPGYQHPSEAINAHTPQFFIYKIDASNREQRLEDKGDTPLELGEDCSLALVWRNNERLQEFVLVASKELECAEDPGSAGEAARAGHFTLDQCLNLFTRPEVLAPEEAWYCPQCKQHREASKQLLLWRLPNVLIVQLKRFSFRSFIWRDKINDLVEFPVRNLDLSKFCIGQKEEQLPSYDLYAVINHYGGMIGGHYTACARLPNDRSSQRSDVGWRLFDDSTVTTVDESQVVTRYAYVLFYRRRNSPVERPPRAGHSEHHPDLGPAAEAAASQGLGPGQAPEVAPTRTAPERFAPPVDRPAPTYSNMEEVD; translated from the exons ATGTCTGGTGGGGCCAGCACCACGGGCCCAAGGAGAGGTCCCCCAGGACTGGAGGAGGCCACCAGtaagaagaagcagaaggatcGAGCAAACCAGGAGAGCAAGGATGGAGATCCTAGGAGAG GGTCAGTGTCCTCTCGGGAGGAGCAGGCCAAAGAGG AGTTGTTGCTTGATTGGAGGCAGAGTGCAGATGAGGTGATTGTCAAGCTGCGTGTGGGAGCGGGTCCCCTGCGGCTGGAGGAGGTGGATGCTGCTTTCACAGACACAGACTGCGTGGTGCGGCTTCCAG GTGGTCGGCAGTGGGGTGGTGTTTTCTATGCTGAGATAGAAAGTTCTTGCACCAAAGTACAAGCCCGCAAGGGTGGCCTCCTGCAGCTGGCACTGCCCAAGAAGGTGCCTCTGCTCACATGGCCCTCTCTTCTG AAGAAACCTCTAGGGACCCAGGAGGCGTTGCCAGGGCTGCGGTGTCAGGAGAATGGGCAGGAGCCATCTCCCATTGCCCTGGAGCCAGGCCCTGAGCCCCGGCGGGGTAAACAGGAGGCCCGGAACCAGAAGAGGGCCCAGGGCCGTGGTGAGGTAGGCGCAGGGGCTGGCCCCGGGGCCCAGGCAGGGCCCAGCGCCAAGAGGGCTGTGCATCTCCGCAGAGGGCCAGATGGGGAAGGGTCCAGAGATGGGCCTGGACCCCGGGGCGATGCCCCCCCCTTCTTGGCTgagacagccacccag GCTGAGGCTGAGGAACAGCTCCGGGTACCACCGCTGAACCCCCAGACCTGCCTTTTGGGTTCAGAGGAGAATCTAGCACTCTTGGCAGGAGAGAAGACCGTGTCCCCCAGGAATGATCCAGTCTCCCCAGCCATGGCTCGGAGCAGAGATCCTGAGAAAGGTGACCGTTCCAAAGAGGAGATGGCAGAGGCAGCAGATGCTCTAACCTTGGTGGATG AGCCGGAGTCCATGGTGAACCTGGCATTTGTCAAGAATGACTCATATGAGAAGGGCCCGGATTCAGTGGTGGTGCATGTGTATGTGAAAGAAATCTGCAGGGACACTTCTCGAGTGCTTTTCCGCGAGCAAGATTTCACGCTTATCTTCCAGACCAG GGATGGAAACTTCCTGAGACTACACCCAGGCTGTGGGCCCCATACCATCTTCCGTTGGCAGGTGAAGCTCAG GAACCTGATTGAGCCTGAGCAGTGCACCTTTTGCTTCACGGCCTCTCGAATTGACATCTGCCTCCGAAAGCGGCAAAGTCAGCGCTGGGGGGGCCTGGAGGCCCCAGCTGCACGAG GTGCAGTGGGTGGTGCAAAGGTTGCCGTGCCGACAGGTCCAACCCCTCTGGATTCAACCCCACCGGGaggtgccccccaccctctcACAGGCCAGGAGGAAGCTCGGGCTGTGGAGAAGGAAAAACCCAAGGCTCGATCTGAGGACACGGGGCTGGATGGTGTGGTGGCCCGCACCCCCATGGAGCATGTAGCCCCAAAGCCAGAGCCACACCTAGCCTCG CCCAAGCCCACATGTATGGTGCCTCCAATGCCCCACAGCCCTGTGAGCGGAGATagtgtggaggaagaggaggaggaagagaagaaggtgTGTCTGCCTGGCTTCACTGGCCTTGTCAACCTAGGCAACACCTGCTTCATGAACAGTGTCATTCAGTCTCTGTCCAATACTCGGGAGCTCCGGGACTTCTTCCACG ACCGCTCCTTTGAGGCTGAGATCAACTACAACAACCCACTGGGGACTGGTGGGCGTCTGGCCATTGGCTTTGCTGTGTTGCTCCGGGCACTGTGGAAGGGCACCCACCATGCCTTCCAGCCTTCCAAGTTGAAG GCCATTGTGGCGAGCAAGGCCAGCCAGTTCACAGGCTATGCGCAGCATGATGCCCAGGAGTTCATGGCTTTCTTGCTGGATGGGCTGCATGAAGACTTGAATCGCATTCAGAACAAGCCCTACACAGAAACTGTGGATTCAGATGGGCGGCCCGATGAG GTGGTGGCTGAAGAAGCATGGCAGCGGCATAAGATGAGGAATGACTCTTTCATCGTAGACCTGTTTCAGGGCCAGTATAAGTCGAAGCTGGTGTGCCCTGTGTGTGCCAAG GTCTCCATCACTTTTGACCCATTCCTCTACCTGCCAGTACCCTTGCCACAGAAGCAGAAGGTTCTCCCCGTCTTCTATTTTGCCCGGGAGCCACACAGCAAACCCATCAAG TTTCTGGTGAGCATCAGCAAGGAGAACTCCAGTGCAAGTGAAGTGTTGGAATCCCTCTCTCAGAGTGTCCACGTGAAGCCTGAGAACCTGCGTCTAGCTGAG GTGATTAAGAATCGTTTCCACCGTGTATTCCTGCCCTCCCACTCATTGGACACTGTGTCCCCATCTGACACGCTCCTCTGCTTTGAGCTGCTATCCCCAGAGTTGGCTAAGGAGCGGGTGGTGGTGCTAGAGGTGCAGCAG CGCCCCCAGGTGCCCAGCATCCCCATCTCCAAGTGTGCAGCCTGCCAGCGGAAGCAGCAGTCAGAGGACGAGAAGCTGAAGCGCTGTACCCGGTGCTACCGCGTGGGCTACTGCAACCA gcTCTGCCAGAAAACCCACTGGCCTGACCACAAGGGTCTCTGCCGCCCTGAGAACATTGGCTACCCATTTCTGGTCAGTGTACCTGCCTCACGTCTCACTTATGCTCGTCTTGCTCAGCTGCTAGAGGGCTATGCCCG GTATTCTGTGAGTGTATTCCAACCACCCTTCCAGCCTGGCCGCATGGCCTTGGAATCCCAGGGCACTGGCTGTACTACGTTGCTCTCTACTAGCTCCCTGGAGGCTGGGGACAGTGAGAGGGACCCGATTCAGCCGCCTGAGCTCCAGTTGGTGACCCCCGTGGCTGAGGGGGACACAGGGGTCCCTAGGACATGGGCGGCTCCTGATcggggctctgtgcccagcaccagTGGAGTTTCTTCTGAGGTGCTGGCCAGTGGGCCTGTTGAAGTTGGCTCCTTGCCTGCTGGTGAGAGGATGTCTCGGCCCGAAG CTGCTGTGCCTGGATATCAGCACCCAAGTGAAGCCATAAATGCCCACACCCCTCagttcttcatctataaaattgacGCATCTAACCGAGAGCAGCGGCTGGAGGACAAAG GAGACACCCCCCTGGAGCTGGGTGAGGACTGCAGCCTGGCTCTAGTGTGGCGGAACAATGAGCGCCTGCAGGAATTTGTGTTGGTAGCCTCCAAAGAGCTGGAGTGTGCTGAGGATCCAGGCTCTGCTGGTGAGGCTGCCCGTGCTGGGCACTTTACTCTGGACCAGTGCCTGAACCTCTTCACTCGGCCTGAGGTGCTGGCGCCTGAGGAGGCTTG GTACTGCCCACAGTGTAAACAACACAGAGAGGCCTCCAAGCAGCTGCTGCTGTGGCGCTTGCCCAACGTACTCATTGTGCAGCTCAAGCGCTTCTCCTTTCGGAGTTTCATTTGGCGTGACAAGATCAACGACCTGGTGGAGTTCCCTGTTCG GAACCTGGACCTGAGCAAGTTTTGCATTGGTCAGAAAGAGGAACAGCTGCCTAGCTACGACCTGTACGCTGTCATCAACCACTACGGAGGCATGATTGGCGGCCACTACACTGCCTGTGCCCGCCTGCCCAATGACCGCAGCAGCCAGCGCAGCGACGTGG GGTGGCGCTTATTTGATGACAGCACGGTGACAACAGTAGACGAGAGCCAGGTCGTGACGCGTTATGCCTATGTACTCTTCTACCGCCGGCGGAACTCTCCTGTGGAGAGGCCCCCCAGGGCAGGTCACTCTGAGCACCACCCAGACCTAGGCCCTGCAGCCGAGGCTGCTGCCAGCCAG
- the USP19 gene encoding ubiquitin carboxyl-terminal hydrolase 19 isoform X12, which yields MSGGASTTGPRRGPPGLEEATSKKKQKDRANQESKDGDPRRGSVSSREEQAKEELLLDWRQSADEVIVKLRVGAGPLRLEEVDAAFTDTDCVVRLPGGRQWGGVFYAEIESSCTKVQARKGGLLQLALPKKVPLLTWPSLLKPLGTQEALPGLRCQENGQEPSPIALEPGPEPRRGKQEARNQKRAQGRGEVGAGAGPGAQAGPSAKRAVHLRRGPDGEGSRDGPGPRGDAPPFLAETATQAEAEEQLRVPPLNPQTCLLGSEENLALLAGEKTVSPRNDPVSPAMARSRDPEKGDRSKEEMAEAADALTLVDEPESMVNLAFVKNDSYEKGPDSVVVHVYVKEICRDTSRVLFREQDFTLIFQTRDGNFLRLHPGCGPHTIFRWQVKLRNLIEPEQCTFCFTASRIDICLRKRQSQRWGGLEAPAARGAVGGAKVAVPTGPTPLDSTPPGGAPHPLTGQEEARAVEKEKPKARSEDTGLDGVVARTPMEHVAPKPEPHLASPKPTCMVPPMPHSPVSGDSVEEEEEEEKKVCLPGFTGLVNLGNTCFMNSVIQSLSNTRELRDFFHDRSFEAEINYNNPLGTGGRLAIGFAVLLRALWKGTHHAFQPSKLKAIVASKASQFTGYAQHDAQEFMAFLLDGLHEDLNRIQNKPYTETVDSDGRPDEVVAEEAWQRHKMRNDSFIVDLFQGQYKSKLVCPVCAKVSITFDPFLYLPVPLPQKQKVLPVFYFAREPHSKPIKFLVSISKENSSASEVLESLSQSVHVKPENLRLAEVIKNRFHRVFLPSHSLDTVSPSDTLLCFELLSPELAKERVVVLEVQQRPQVPSIPISKCAACQRKQQSEDEKLKRCTRCYRVGYCNQLCQKTHWPDHKGLCRPENIGYPFLVSVPASRLTYARLAQLLEGYARYSVSVFQPPFQPGRMALESQGTGCTTLLSTSSLEAGDSERDPIQPPELQLVTPVAEGDTGVPRTWAAPDRGSVPSTSGVSSEVLASGPVEVGSLPAGERMSRPEAAVPGYQHPSEAINAHTPQFFIYKIDASNREQRLEDKGDTPLELGEDCSLALVWRNNERLQEFVLVASKELECAEDPGSAGEAARAGHFTLDQCLNLFTRPEVLAPEEAWYCPQCKQHREASKQLLLWRLPNVLIVQLKRFSFRSFIWRDKINDLVEFPVRNLDLSKFCIGQKEEQLPSYDLYAVINHYGGMIGGHYTACARLPNDRSSQRSDVGWRLFDDSTVTTVDESQVVTRYAYVLFYRRRNSPVERPPRAGHSEHHPDLGPAAEAAASQGLGPGQAPEVAPTRTAPERFAPPVDRPAPTYSNMEEVD from the exons ATGTCTGGTGGGGCCAGCACCACGGGCCCAAGGAGAGGTCCCCCAGGACTGGAGGAGGCCACCAGtaagaagaagcagaaggatcGAGCAAACCAGGAGAGCAAGGATGGAGATCCTAGGAGAG GGTCAGTGTCCTCTCGGGAGGAGCAGGCCAAAGAGG AGTTGTTGCTTGATTGGAGGCAGAGTGCAGATGAGGTGATTGTCAAGCTGCGTGTGGGAGCGGGTCCCCTGCGGCTGGAGGAGGTGGATGCTGCTTTCACAGACACAGACTGCGTGGTGCGGCTTCCAG GTGGTCGGCAGTGGGGTGGTGTTTTCTATGCTGAGATAGAAAGTTCTTGCACCAAAGTACAAGCCCGCAAGGGTGGCCTCCTGCAGCTGGCACTGCCCAAGAAGGTGCCTCTGCTCACATGGCCCTCTCTTCTG AAACCTCTAGGGACCCAGGAGGCGTTGCCAGGGCTGCGGTGTCAGGAGAATGGGCAGGAGCCATCTCCCATTGCCCTGGAGCCAGGCCCTGAGCCCCGGCGGGGTAAACAGGAGGCCCGGAACCAGAAGAGGGCCCAGGGCCGTGGTGAGGTAGGCGCAGGGGCTGGCCCCGGGGCCCAGGCAGGGCCCAGCGCCAAGAGGGCTGTGCATCTCCGCAGAGGGCCAGATGGGGAAGGGTCCAGAGATGGGCCTGGACCCCGGGGCGATGCCCCCCCCTTCTTGGCTgagacagccacccag GCTGAGGCTGAGGAACAGCTCCGGGTACCACCGCTGAACCCCCAGACCTGCCTTTTGGGTTCAGAGGAGAATCTAGCACTCTTGGCAGGAGAGAAGACCGTGTCCCCCAGGAATGATCCAGTCTCCCCAGCCATGGCTCGGAGCAGAGATCCTGAGAAAGGTGACCGTTCCAAAGAGGAGATGGCAGAGGCAGCAGATGCTCTAACCTTGGTGGATG AGCCGGAGTCCATGGTGAACCTGGCATTTGTCAAGAATGACTCATATGAGAAGGGCCCGGATTCAGTGGTGGTGCATGTGTATGTGAAAGAAATCTGCAGGGACACTTCTCGAGTGCTTTTCCGCGAGCAAGATTTCACGCTTATCTTCCAGACCAG GGATGGAAACTTCCTGAGACTACACCCAGGCTGTGGGCCCCATACCATCTTCCGTTGGCAGGTGAAGCTCAG GAACCTGATTGAGCCTGAGCAGTGCACCTTTTGCTTCACGGCCTCTCGAATTGACATCTGCCTCCGAAAGCGGCAAAGTCAGCGCTGGGGGGGCCTGGAGGCCCCAGCTGCACGAG GTGCAGTGGGTGGTGCAAAGGTTGCCGTGCCGACAGGTCCAACCCCTCTGGATTCAACCCCACCGGGaggtgccccccaccctctcACAGGCCAGGAGGAAGCTCGGGCTGTGGAGAAGGAAAAACCCAAGGCTCGATCTGAGGACACGGGGCTGGATGGTGTGGTGGCCCGCACCCCCATGGAGCATGTAGCCCCAAAGCCAGAGCCACACCTAGCCTCG CCCAAGCCCACATGTATGGTGCCTCCAATGCCCCACAGCCCTGTGAGCGGAGATagtgtggaggaagaggaggaggaagagaagaaggtgTGTCTGCCTGGCTTCACTGGCCTTGTCAACCTAGGCAACACCTGCTTCATGAACAGTGTCATTCAGTCTCTGTCCAATACTCGGGAGCTCCGGGACTTCTTCCACG ACCGCTCCTTTGAGGCTGAGATCAACTACAACAACCCACTGGGGACTGGTGGGCGTCTGGCCATTGGCTTTGCTGTGTTGCTCCGGGCACTGTGGAAGGGCACCCACCATGCCTTCCAGCCTTCCAAGTTGAAG GCCATTGTGGCGAGCAAGGCCAGCCAGTTCACAGGCTATGCGCAGCATGATGCCCAGGAGTTCATGGCTTTCTTGCTGGATGGGCTGCATGAAGACTTGAATCGCATTCAGAACAAGCCCTACACAGAAACTGTGGATTCAGATGGGCGGCCCGATGAG GTGGTGGCTGAAGAAGCATGGCAGCGGCATAAGATGAGGAATGACTCTTTCATCGTAGACCTGTTTCAGGGCCAGTATAAGTCGAAGCTGGTGTGCCCTGTGTGTGCCAAG GTCTCCATCACTTTTGACCCATTCCTCTACCTGCCAGTACCCTTGCCACAGAAGCAGAAGGTTCTCCCCGTCTTCTATTTTGCCCGGGAGCCACACAGCAAACCCATCAAG TTTCTGGTGAGCATCAGCAAGGAGAACTCCAGTGCAAGTGAAGTGTTGGAATCCCTCTCTCAGAGTGTCCACGTGAAGCCTGAGAACCTGCGTCTAGCTGAG GTGATTAAGAATCGTTTCCACCGTGTATTCCTGCCCTCCCACTCATTGGACACTGTGTCCCCATCTGACACGCTCCTCTGCTTTGAGCTGCTATCCCCAGAGTTGGCTAAGGAGCGGGTGGTGGTGCTAGAGGTGCAGCAG CGCCCCCAGGTGCCCAGCATCCCCATCTCCAAGTGTGCAGCCTGCCAGCGGAAGCAGCAGTCAGAGGACGAGAAGCTGAAGCGCTGTACCCGGTGCTACCGCGTGGGCTACTGCAACCA gcTCTGCCAGAAAACCCACTGGCCTGACCACAAGGGTCTCTGCCGCCCTGAGAACATTGGCTACCCATTTCTGGTCAGTGTACCTGCCTCACGTCTCACTTATGCTCGTCTTGCTCAGCTGCTAGAGGGCTATGCCCG GTATTCTGTGAGTGTATTCCAACCACCCTTCCAGCCTGGCCGCATGGCCTTGGAATCCCAGGGCACTGGCTGTACTACGTTGCTCTCTACTAGCTCCCTGGAGGCTGGGGACAGTGAGAGGGACCCGATTCAGCCGCCTGAGCTCCAGTTGGTGACCCCCGTGGCTGAGGGGGACACAGGGGTCCCTAGGACATGGGCGGCTCCTGATcggggctctgtgcccagcaccagTGGAGTTTCTTCTGAGGTGCTGGCCAGTGGGCCTGTTGAAGTTGGCTCCTTGCCTGCTGGTGAGAGGATGTCTCGGCCCGAAG CTGCTGTGCCTGGATATCAGCACCCAAGTGAAGCCATAAATGCCCACACCCCTCagttcttcatctataaaattgacGCATCTAACCGAGAGCAGCGGCTGGAGGACAAAG GAGACACCCCCCTGGAGCTGGGTGAGGACTGCAGCCTGGCTCTAGTGTGGCGGAACAATGAGCGCCTGCAGGAATTTGTGTTGGTAGCCTCCAAAGAGCTGGAGTGTGCTGAGGATCCAGGCTCTGCTGGTGAGGCTGCCCGTGCTGGGCACTTTACTCTGGACCAGTGCCTGAACCTCTTCACTCGGCCTGAGGTGCTGGCGCCTGAGGAGGCTTG GTACTGCCCACAGTGTAAACAACACAGAGAGGCCTCCAAGCAGCTGCTGCTGTGGCGCTTGCCCAACGTACTCATTGTGCAGCTCAAGCGCTTCTCCTTTCGGAGTTTCATTTGGCGTGACAAGATCAACGACCTGGTGGAGTTCCCTGTTCG GAACCTGGACCTGAGCAAGTTTTGCATTGGTCAGAAAGAGGAACAGCTGCCTAGCTACGACCTGTACGCTGTCATCAACCACTACGGAGGCATGATTGGCGGCCACTACACTGCCTGTGCCCGCCTGCCCAATGACCGCAGCAGCCAGCGCAGCGACGTGG GGTGGCGCTTATTTGATGACAGCACGGTGACAACAGTAGACGAGAGCCAGGTCGTGACGCGTTATGCCTATGTACTCTTCTACCGCCGGCGGAACTCTCCTGTGGAGAGGCCCCCCAGGGCAGGTCACTCTGAGCACCACCCAGACCTAGGCCCTGCAGCCGAGGCTGCTGCCAGCCAG